A window of Phacochoerus africanus isolate WHEZ1 chromosome 11, ROS_Pafr_v1, whole genome shotgun sequence genomic DNA:
ggtgGCAGATGGCAAGTTGTGGGACTTCTCCACAATTGCATGAGCCAATTCTTCATAATCTCTTTTTTACATCTACGCCTGTCATTATACCTATATACCTCccattggttctatttctctggagaaccctgtcTAATATAGGCTAACAGGAGGaaccagcaaaacaaaacaaaacccaacgaAGGAGCAATCCATGATGGGGGAGGAGTCTAATGTTCTGGAAGCTAAAAGCTACCTGAGGTAAtagtttccttcttccctttttcctccttccttcaccTTCTTCCCTCCTGAAGCCAGAAGCACtaactgatggaaaaaaaaaggaaaagtgggcAGGGCTATGTGGGCAGGGTTTGCCTCACCTGTGAGTGCTGCAACCACTCGTCTCATCATCTTCCACTCTTCATTCAACACCTGGCAGCCAAAGGTGCTTAGAAGGgtggatgaggagttcctgtcgtagtgcagtggttaacgaatccgactgggaaccatgaggttgcgggttcggtccctgcccttgctcagtgggttagggatccagcgttgccatgagctgtggtgtaggtcacagacgcggctcggatcccgcattgccgtggccctggcataggctggcagctgaagctccgattcgacccctagcctgggaacctccattggctgcgggagcggcccaagaaatgtcaaaaagacaaaaaaaaaaaaaaaaaaaaaagaagggtggaTAAGTTCATGCACTGCCTTCTGAGTTGTCTAGTCTTAAGAATTTGCAACAAGTAGAGTAGAGAGGAAATACCCGGTTACAATGAGATGAATTGTTTTCACCACAGCCTccaattcatatgttaaaataataacCCCCCAAgttcctcagaatgtgactgtctTTGAAGACAGACTTTTAAAGAGGTAATCAAATTTAGGTAAAGAAGTAATTTTTAGGTAATTACATttagataaaaagataaattcctTAGTTTTGCTCACCCAAGGTTATGGCTTACAAAATTCATACCCATGACAGCAGATAAGAACCAAAATAAAGCTAGTGTGAATGAGGATAAGttgaagaaaagatgaaaagattgtTCGAGAAGGACTGAAAACACCAGGAGATGGGAGTGGGGAGGTGTGTGTGCCTGGTGTCATCATGGGCAGCACCTCAAAACCAGGTGCAAGCCTcttagttacacacacacacacacatcctaacTTCAGTATCCTTTAATCACAGCTCCCAACCCAAGGGAATGATCTGATCGTTGGAATCTGTACTCTTCTTTTCAGCAAAGTAAACCACAAAGTTCAAAGAGAATGTTGtgtaagattattttattttacgaGGCAAAGGTTCTGTCATAGCCAACTGGATTCCACCTGAAGCATTAAAAGCCAACCATAGTAAACACATGTATGTTCAGCTCTGGCGCCAGAGGCCCTCTCTTCCTTCAGAAGTGCTGCTGTTAttgcagctcacagtaacccgGCAACATGTGAGTGCAGGGGCTGGCCCTGGGTTCCACATGGGGCAAACCTGTTTTTCCCAAACTCTTTTCTAAACCTATCCTCTTGAGCCAGTGAGGGCCAGTATTGTGGTTTTCAGGAAGAAACTATTACTCATTATGCGTTTGCCTCAAATCACCAGAAAACTCAAACTATCTTGGTTACATATCCCTTTAAAAGCTGACAGAAGAAAAGCATCTGCTATCATGGGAAACCCCAGCTTGCTCTTCCCACCCAGTGGGACGTGGTGACCATGCACATTCTCCAGGATGAGTGCAAGCTTGAAAAGAGAAAAGCTCTGTGGGTGTTGCTGGCTGGCTCTCCCCTCAGGAGCCTGGACCATCATCCCCCTTCTGCCTTTTTTGACAGCGCTTGGTGGCTTTTCACATCCGGGAGAGCCTGATGTCATAGGTGACCATGTTGAAGTTGTCCCAGGCGAAGAGCTTCTTCTCCAGGGGGTTGTAGTCTATCATGCTGCTGTACTCGTAGCGGTTCTTGAACGGGATGGTCAGGGCCCTGCTGCTGCCCGTGCTTGTGTCGTAGGCGAAGTTGATGGTAGCCTCAGGTGATGAATAGCTGCTGACGGTATACAAGGTGCCACAGATGATGAAGGCGTTGGCGACGGACTGCTTACGGATGTTggtctcccaggttccctcaagCTCCAGATTCTCTGGGTTCAGTTTGGAGAGGACAATGGCGCCTTTGGCGGCCTCCGTGCTGTAGATGACCCAGAGACCTGTCTCATCCACTGCCAGGTCGATGTCAGTGTAGCCACCCCAGGAGTAGGGGAACTGTCCATGGTAGCCGGCTCCAGGGATTTCCTTCTCAGCCTTCAGGGTCTCGGTGCTCAGCTCATACCTGATCACCGTTCTGGAACTGGCGCCCTGGAAGTAGAGGCTGCCCTGGTACACCACGGCACCTGTGCTTTCCAGCTGCCTGGGCAGCACGTGCACCTTGGAAGGGTAGCCCTGCGCAAACTGGCTGATGCGGTCGTACTCAAAAACCTGGCGGATGTCCGTGCCCACTGTGTCAATCCTCCACGTGGTCTCCTGGGAATAGGGGTAGGTGGCCTTGGGGTCTCTCATCCACACGCCATACTTGCCAGTGATTGTCTCAGCTGTTCTCAGGGTGACAGGCTCTCCTACCCAAACGAGTTCTCCACATCCTggtgaattaaaacaaaaacggTGTGTCTACCATCTTTCCATGATGTGGAAGCATGGCAGAGCTAGAAGAAGTGAGAACCCCTGAGACACACCCTTGGGGTTTAAACCCAGGCTTTGCCACTGGCTGACTGTGTGACTTTCAATAAGTTGCCTGGGTTTCTAAGACTCAATTTTCTCCTTTGCAAAAGGGGCTGATCATAGTGGTTTGAGTAGTAGGGCTGTTGTaagttttaaatgtaattatacaTGCTAAGTGATTGTATAAATACCTGCCAAATATTATATGAGCGCTATATGATATGAATTGAGCTATAACTGATCCTTTAACACCACAGGTTTGAACAGTATGGGGCCGCtatatatgtggattttttttgttcaatAAATTTTACTTCTATTTGGTATCAGTTATAAAGATGAAAGATTCACAGAGGGCTTCACACTCTATTTGTAATATTTGACTTAAGGTGGGCAAGATCTCCTGGTGTTAATTATATTACtctatgattttcctttttttttcttttgctttttagggccacacctgtagcacatggaagttcccagactatgggttgaatcaaagctgaagctgctggcctatgccaagccacagcaatgcaggatctgagctacttctgtgacctgcatttcagctcagggcaacactggatccttaa
This region includes:
- the MYOC gene encoding myocilin, with the translated sequence MPAVQLLLLACLVWSAGARTAQLWKANDRSGQCQYTFKVASPNESSCPEQGQTMSALQDLQRDSSEQRAALESTKARLSSLEALLHRLILGQATGPWEAQEGLEKELGTLRREREQLETQNRELETTYNNLARDKSALEEEKRQLETENEDLARRLESSSQELAKLKVQCPQAHSMSQDVPLGSREVSKWNVENLDFQELKSELTEVPAARILKESVSGHSGSEEGGSGCGELVWVGEPVTLRTAETITGKYGVWMRDPKATYPYSQETTWRIDTVGTDIRQVFEYDRISQFAQGYPSKVHVLPRQLESTGAVVYQGSLYFQGASSRTVIRYELSTETLKAEKEIPGAGYHGQFPYSWGGYTDIDLAVDETGLWVIYSTEAAKGAIVLSKLNPENLELEGTWETNIRKQSVANAFIICGTLYTVSSYSSPEATINFAYDTSTGSSRALTIPFKNRYEYSSMIDYNPLEKKLFAWDNFNMVTYDIRLSRM